The nucleotide sequence ATGCAAACCAGTGTAAATTTGTGTTGGCCGGAAGATACGATTCTCAGCAAGTTGCTCTTTCCAGTGGGCTAACCAACCAGCTACTCTGGCGATCGCAAACACTGGTGTGAACAAATCCGTCGGGATGCCCAACTTGCGATAGACCAACCCAGAATAAAAGTCTACGTTTGGATAAATGCCCTTGTGGGCTAACCGCTCTGCTACAGCATTCTCTAGCTCCACAGCAATATCATAGTATTGATCACGACCAAACTTTTCAAACAACGTTTCCGCTGCTTGCTGAAGAATAGTAGCACGAGGATCCTTAACCTTGTACACCCGATGACCAAATCCCATAATCCGTTGCTTCTGTTCAAGCATCTTCTCTAGATAGGGACGGACATTTGCCACTGAGCCGATTTCCTCTAGCATGGTGATCACCTCCTCATTCGCCCCGCCATGCAGTGGCCCTGCTAGCGTACCCACGGCTGAGGCTACCACGGCGTAAGGATCTGTCAGGGTGGATGCTGTAACCATTGCCGAGAACGTCGAAGCATTGATGGTATGCTCAGCATGGAGGGTCAAGCAAGTATCAAATATCTTGGCAGCAATTGGCTCAGGTTCTCGCTCGCTCAGCATGTACAGAAAATTTGCCGCATAGTCCAGATCATCTCTGGGCTGCACAGGATCATTCCCCTTGCGGATGAGCTGAAAGGCAGCTACCATCGTAGGAATTTTTGCCAGCAGTCGAACTACAGCTTGTTTGATATAGGCTGGATCATCGAGTGCCCGCCGCGAATAGAACAAGCCCAAAGCTGCTGCTGAAGCCTGTAGTGCATCCATTGGGTGTCCACTCTCAGGGAAGCACTTCATCATATCTCGAATCCGGAACTTCACTCGGCGATGATAGCGAATTTCATGCTCAAAATCGTCTAGTTGTTCTCGGGTAGGCAGGTTTCCCCAAATCAGCAGGTAGGCTACTTCCAAGAAGGTACTTTTTTCTGCGAGATCCTGAATTGAAATTCCACGGTATTCCAAGATACCTTTTTGTCCGTCCACGAAGCTAATAGATGATTGTGTTGCAGGAATACCTTCTAGCCCTGCTCTATATTCACAAACCGTCATGGGTTCAA is from Cyanobacteriota bacterium and encodes:
- a CDS encoding citrate synthase gives rise to the protein MTVCEYRAGLEGIPATQSSISFVDGQKGILEYRGISIQDLAEKSTFLEVAYLLIWGNLPTREQLDDFEHEIRYHRRVKFRIRDMMKCFPESGHPMDALQASAAALGLFYSRRALDDPAYIKQAVVRLLAKIPTMVAAFQLIRKGNDPVQPRDDLDYAANFLYMLSEREPEPIAAKIFDTCLTLHAEHTINASTFSAMVTASTLTDPYAVVASAVGTLAGPLHGGANEEVITMLEEIGSVANVRPYLEKMLEQKQRIMGFGHRVYKVKDPRATILQQAAETLFEKFGRDQYYDIAVELENAVAERLAHKGIYPNVDFYSGLVYRKLGIPTDLFTPVFAIARVAGWLAHWKEQLAENRIFRPTQIYTGLHNVPYIPISER